TCATCCGCAAAACACCATTGGAATTCACCTTCCGAAGTGGTTAAAAAAGTCAGAAAAACTTTTTCGGACCTAAAATCTTACAAGGCTGATTTCGTGATCCAAACGGAATCGAACAAAAAAGTGGTCACTAAAAAAGGTGTCTGCTATTATAAGAAGGGTGGAAAGATCAAATATGAATTTTCAGATCCTTCCGGTGATGAGATCGTTTCTGATGGCAAAACTCTTTGGATCTTTATCAAAAGATTGAATGCTGCAGGAAAGCAAGATCTTACATTAAATAAATCTAATAAATCTGGACCTATTTTTTCTCCAATGACGGAAGAGGGTCTTTCCAGGATTTTCAGAAAGTATCATTATAAATTCGAGTCCATAGAACAACCTCAGATCTCTCCTAAAGACAATCGTCAATATTTCGTATTGGCTTTGGAACAAAGAGAGAAGATCGGCGGTTATGAAACTATGACCCTCTATGTAGATGCTCAAACTTCCTTTATTAAAAAGGC
The genomic region above belongs to Leptospira saintgironsiae and contains:
- a CDS encoding LolA family protein, producing the protein MKDTLSNRSIFIALCLTVLFGSFSLGAQSSAKHHWNSPSEVVKKVRKTFSDLKSYKADFVIQTESNKKVVTKKGVCYYKKGGKIKYEFSDPSGDEIVSDGKTLWIFIKRLNAAGKQDLTLNKSNKSGPIFSPMTEEGLSRIFRKYHYKFESIEQPQISPKDNRQYFVLALEQREKIGGYETMTLYVDAQTSFIKKAVASDGRGKTTTVEFFGLDPNADIEDGVFNFRPDGNSKIVNNPLVSEE